In Tachysurus fulvidraco isolate hzauxx_2018 chromosome 9, HZAU_PFXX_2.0, whole genome shotgun sequence, the sequence GTTACATTGTTGTTGTCAGTGTGAGCAACTGCCAAATTAAATTCCTCGTTTGGCTgacaacattaacactaacatttacaCTTATTATGATTCTAAATACACTTGAAAAAAGTTACCTATGTGTcctttctgtatttctgcatATTTTAGTCAAGGCATTGCTGGGCACATTAATGTCACTGGTGATGAGGTGAAAAAGCTGGATGTGCTATCCAATGATCTGGTAATCAACATGCTGCAAGCTTCTTACAGCACATGTGTCCTGGTTTCTGAGGAGAACAAAGAAGCCATTATAACTCCCCCAGAGAAGCAGGTACACATTTCTGTGTGCAGGAATGACATAATGCTTAATGTGAATTAATTctagtttatttctttttgtttaaaaccaCATTAAATAAAGCTCTACAATATGACACACTGCAGAAGAATGATCTTAGTTCCCACAAATTTAACTAGGATATTCCTTCCAACAGCTAAATGTATACATATTATAAACACATGTTTGGTTTGGTATCGGTGGGTATTTGAGGGTATGATTTAAAGTTGCAGATTTGACAACTCTGATATATGTTATAAAGAATCGAGCATCCATGGTAATACAGCTAACTGACAGGTAACATGCTAACATTAGCAAGTTTGCACGTGAGGAATGTTAGTTCAGTAGAAAAAATTATATGTCTGGAAAAAGTCCATTCGTTATAATATATGTAGTTCTACAAGCAGACCAGTTATATCAAAACGAAGGTGTGTAAAGaatgttttacttttaacaAATGTGTTAAGTCTTACATGAGCATTTACAGCCACTGACCAGTATATGGCGCCCTATAAGTCTTACATGAGcaaacccagccactgaagagctaACTCTCAATGCTGGCCCAAAGCCAGGATAAAATATGAGTTAACCTGAAACTGAACAGGGCCTCAGTGGCATCTGTTttgaatgttttgtttaaagGTGGAGCCTTATGGATTTTCCTTGACACCCTGAATGTGATTGTGATATACAACCATTctaagttaaaaaataaaactacaacAAAAAAGGCATTAAAGTAACCATGGATATATAAGAAGATTGGGGTTGGAAAAAACTGCATGAaagaaattccttttttttcaacTGGTTGGTTGGATAGAGCTTGATTATTATATATTGCCTACTCCACCTCACCTCCTGCTTGTAGGGTAAATACGTGGTGTGTTTTGATCCGCTGGATGGTTCCTCCAACATCGACTGCTTGGCACCAATAGGCACCATCTTTGCCATCTACAAAAAGGTGAGTTATTTCCAATTATAGCAACAATAACAGAATGGACAAACAAATATTATTGCCATTTATACcttaattaattactttctaatatatgtatatgtagatATGACTTATCTCTGTGTTTCTTGTTATGTCTTCTGGTGCTAGATGTTATTTTTGGCTCAGTTTCATTCACCTGGTGACGGAAGCATGACGAATTATGTATATCATCTGAAAGATTTTTAGATCTCTCATAAATATTAGACATACATGAGCAGATGTTGTCAGGGGAACTGTAATCTTTAAGAAAACCGGAGAACTAACCATCTGGAAAATGCATGGAGGccaataagaaaatatataagtTGTATTAATTCAATGTCTTATAAAGTTACACCAGGTTAGATCAGATCTTCCAGAGTTTTTGAAAAGTGAGTTGCCCCAAAACCAGCTTTAATCCTTTGTGTAATGTTGGCATACAAGTCCTGACTGGTTTGAGATGGGATTTAAGATAAAAGTTCATTGGTGTTTAATTCTGTTGAGTGAAAAGGGCAGAAAGGAACTTAAAAACATCATCCTGGTGTTTTGTGCaatacatttgaataattttaCCAGTATGTTGAAAAGGATTATTCTGAAATATGGGACATTTATAAGGAAAAAGCGCTATAGACCTACACAACCATGCAAAACATCACTGGACCTAATGTTTTCCATAATATGGCTCTCTTTAAAATTATGGATCCCCTACTGTGCTGAAGCAGCTGGCAGCAGACACTGACGGAATACATCCAGATGTAGGAAGTATGGGGATGGTCTTTTTTTCATCTATTGGGGGATTTATATTTTTCTGGTAGTCCTAAAAAATTATTTAGCTGTTCTGTGGTGCAGGgaatatacacattttaactTATACACAGCAGAACTTTGTGTCTCATAGTGTAATTCTCACaattagattttattcatttctttttatttcatttcttttatttcatttcttcagTAAATACTAACAGTAAGCAAAAAGATGGAACAGTGGTGCAGCACGTACCATTGGCACCTCACACTCCAGGGAACCAAGTCTGATCCTgcgctcaggttactgtctgtatggAGTTTTTTTGTTCTCCCATACCTGTAGATACTTCCTCTGAATCCACTGGTTTCTTCCCACCTTCCAAACACCTGCCAGTATGTGGATTACCTACATTAAAGTACTTCTAGTATTGTGTATGGTGCCTTGTTATGGACTGTTATGTACCATCCAGTGTGTAAACCCAAATGTTAATGGGATAGACTTCCTGAGCATATATGACTGAACTATTCCTGGAACAGGGTCCGTGAAAATAAGTAAGTGAACTATTTTTCCATGATGTAATAGGTTATTCGCTTCATGTTGCTTTGAAATTAGAGTGCTCCAACACATCCTTTACAGTTTATATGTTATTTGGCAGTCAgcctaataaattaaattcaatatgtgcagctgttttttttgttgttgttgtttttgttgttgtttagttGCTTTAAAGTTCCTTTAATCTTTGGCCACACCACAACATATTTGAACAGGCAAACCATGCAAAATATAATTGTGTTAAAGAATTATTCTGTAATCCTTTCTATAGTCACTAGATGATGCTGTGACACATGAGATGTTTATGATAGACTGCCCCAAAGGAAAGCACAATGACCTAAAACTGTGAGAATTCACAGACAAGTCATCCATGTTgtattatgtttacatttacatttacagcatttggaagacgcccttatccagagtgacgtacaataCTGTTATATAAAAGACTGTTTAATCATTTACTGGTTTGTTCAATCCACAGGTTTcactgtgggggaaaaaatatatatcttctTGGATTTATTTAGTCTCCTTTACTCTATGTGATGTAAATACTATTTTGAGGGGATTTATTTTGACACTTGATCTCCTTCTCCCAGGTTTCAGAAGGTGAGCCCACAGAAAAGGATGCTTGCCAGCCAGGCAATCAAATAGTGTGCGCCGGTTACGCGCTATATGGCAGTGCCACTGTAGTGGCTCTCAGTACTGGAGCTGGACTCAACTTGTTCATGTTAGATCCAGTGAGTACCAGCAAGGCAACTGTAGCAAATACCTAGAGCTATCATCCCCACTCGCTAAGTCACATGCTAACACTtcagaaaatatacaaatacagGTGCATCAACAGATATTCAGATCTTCTGatgtaaatgattattaaaaagaaattattcaTAGCTTGATTTTAGGTGCTCATGTCCCTGATGATTATATTTTGAAGTTACTGAACATCTTGtctttttttacacagaatatTCAATGTATGGGTTTCTATCTAAAGTCATATGACACACAGCTATAGCGTTGCCCTCATTTTCATTTGTGGTTCAGTGCTGCTCAGTAACACAATACTTTTTCAATACTTGATTTTCACTTCTCATACATACTTTCAGAATACAGGATTGTACATTTACAGTTATCCTGAATGTACGCTCACTTCCTCCTTCCCTCACACATTGCATGTGCCAGATTCTAGTGCAAATGCACAGGTGTAATCTTTGTGCTGTTCCTCTTCAGGCCATAGGTGAATTCATCCTGACAGAAAGAAATGTCAAGATCAAGAAGAAGGGTAAGACCTACAGCATAAATGAAGGCTATGCCAAGTATTTTGATCCTGCAGTGACTGAGTACATAAAGCACAAGAAATTTCCCGAGGTAAGAGAGCCAGAATTCAGGATGCTCATATTCTCTAATGTAAAGTAATGTCAGTGTGAGCAAAGTCCTtaaattatagatagatagatagatagatagatagatagatagatagatagatagatagatagatagatagatagatagatagatagatagataaaatagatTGACAGCAAAGGACACAAGCAGTATAACATTTGACAAATATTAACAATTATTGCAGTGTAAAGAGACATCGGCACTGCTTGTCTGCTTCTCAGGGGACAAGATAGGAATACACTGAgacttttctctgttctggcaccaaggtgttGGAATAAAATTGCTGACTGTCTCCAAATGACcagtgaagacctacctcttcctaaaatacttaaactagcgCTGACAgtattttcctgtttgtttcaaTATAATTGTGCTAATTTTCCGACtgttttagactgatgtatgTCAATGTATTCACAAACGTTAACGCACTTTTGTATGTCTCTCTGgaaaagaaatcagaaataTAAAAGGAAATGTTAATTATGTGCAAAAATACAGCGTCATGTAAAATGgtcattaaaaatgtgtaaaaaaggTGCAAAATGACCAAATtgcaacaacaataacaaaaatcaGGTGCCAAAGTacaacaaaatgcaaaataacataaaacattcgttcattcattcacaatcACCAAGTGGTGGCAGTCCATGTAAGCATTGCAATGTTTATTGCATGCATTGCATTGCCATGCGTATGTCTGTCTATGAAGAAATTCTGTCCAGTTCTGTCCAAGCAATATAACGGATCTTAgttctaaaatataaaaattaactCGTCAGCAAAAGGAATAGTGTTTTCTAAAGATAGAGACACTGTAGCTTTCTATGTGCTTGGGGATTCTCCTGAAGGCAGGTGTGTGCACAGATATGAGTCTCAGAGCTGGATGTCATGTGGCAGAAAGGGAAATTCATTTTTTGTTTCACATTTACAATGACTGGACAAATGTATTAGTTATTTTAGTGTGTTACTATCAGCACAAAACATCATGAAgattatctctctctttctttctttctttctttctttctttctttctttctttctttctttctttttctttttctttttttttaaaaagagtaaaataatacatgatgtttcaaataaaatgaaaggtgttaaatacaaaatacaagttGTCAACAGCGCAAACTGATGGTTCTGGGTTTCATTAGTTTCCATCAGTTACTATTATGaagcattattaaatattataataataactgttCGTAATAATCAAGACAAACACAGGGAATAAACTGGCCTTGTCCATTACCTAATCCTGTCCTTGACTCAGACAGCTAGTGGATGtctgagtttcctctgcgcttgACAGTTTCCTGCATCAGCTGACAAGTCAGCAGCAATACACCACCCGTGAGTGCTGATGTGAAGTTTACCCCACAGGTTACAACATGTTAACTGAGCCTGTATGTAACTGATAGATTCAGCAACTCAAGCACACTACTCACATGATACAGGCTCCTCAAAGAAAAAGCTGAATGTGGGTGATTTATAGTTTACCACCTGCCACCTGAAAAAACGGTGGATTATTAATGATTAAGTGACATATCTAGGTTACATTTGAACATTTGCAAAAGGTTTCGAGTTAGGTTTGCTACATAAGAAATTATGtcaataactctgtgtgtgtgtgtgtgtgtgtgtgtgtgtgtgtgtgtgtgtgtgtgtgtgtgtgtgtgtgtgcgtgtgtgcgtgtgtgcgtgtgtgcgtgtgtgtgtgtgtgtgtgtgtgtgtgtgtgtgcgtgtgtgcgtgtgtgtgtgtgtgtgtgtgtgtgtgtgtgtgtgtgtgtgtgtgtgtgtgtttcagcatgTCTGTGCAAAGCCACATATTTCTTCTCTGCCACCTCATTTCAGTTATATCATGACTAAGGGGCACCTGActttcctttacacacacacacacacacacacacacacacacacacacacacacacacacacacacacacacacacacacacacacacacacacacacacacacacacacacacacacacacacacacacacacacacacacacacacacacacacacacacagagttcacacacgcacgcacgcacacacaaacagacacacacatacacacacacacacacacacacacacacacacacacacacacacacacacacacacagggctaaTTTGAAAAGTGAGTTTCAAATAATTGAAATGTTGATTCTCTTCCATCTGAACTTTGATCGTGGTGTTTATCTGTGATTATCAGTATGCCTATCTCACTAGGAACGTATTAGTTTGCTAAGCATTTTTACACCTAGTTGCTAGTTCTATAAAGATAACAGATGTTTCAGTGTTCACAGGCTTTAAATTCAATTCtaattgtaatttaattaaaaatctcaCATTTAATCTTAACCTTAACAAGAAAGCTCACTAAATATCTCTAGTGTAAATGTTCAGTTTACACCTTAGATAATCAACCTCATAAAACGTCtactaaaacaaaataaacaaaataaaacagatataaTGATGAAAATATTTCAACGTGATAATTTGTGCATTAGTGGGAACTCATTTATTTGGGTATCCCTCAAGTCACATGCTTAGTGGGAAGTTGCATCATCAAAATCTCCTGAAGATCATGGGAATGATTGTTTACTTTGTTGACTCATTTATAAACTGAAAGTAAATTAttgtttactaaaaaaaaagtacctaAAGTAAATCATTAGAACttccataataaataaacttattaGCATGAATGCTAATTAACCACATTGTGTACTTGTCTGGAAGATGAATCATGTCCACTTGACTTTTTCTAGTTAGAGCGAAACAGACTACTCATCTGACCAGCTTCTTAAGTCTGAGGGAAGTTTGCAAGATTTCACATGTGTTAATTGTAAGGGGGAGTCATTAAGATGAAACAGCCCTTTACTGGTAGACCTGTGAAGAGGCCTTGATCTTCTGGATCTACTTGTGTACTTTCTTAATCTttgctaaaacaaacaaacaagcaaacaaaaaaaaattctatatatatagCTATTAATATTAAGCTATAGAGGTGACAgtatattagtttattagtatTCTAACAGCATTGTGTCTTACAGAAATCTGAAATAATAATGTCAGATTAGTAACATAATAAACTATAACATGATATAATATGACAATAGCCTTTGATTTGTCATTGGATGtcttattcattattttagtaaatgtgtttaagcaaaacgtAATGTTTACCATGATCCATATACTGTAACTATAACTCATATCATGCCAGAAAATGTGAAATACCAAAACAACTGTCATTAGGTTGTAATATACAGGAATAGCCACATTTCACTTCCTCATAAGAATGCTGCACAGAAATGAAACTTGTGTTTAATTATAGTAGGTTTAGTGGTTTTATACACTGTCACCACCTCACAGATCACATAAATGACacaaaatctgcaaattcatGAACTGACAACTGGAAATTCTGCTTGTAGTAATAGTCACAAGTCAATGTTGCAGCACTGACACTGCGTTTTTGAAATGAttatgagtgtatgagtgactATGGATTATGTTGCAAAACTGAGATGCACACAGataatatttttgtcttttgcagGATGGTAGTGCTCCATATGGTGCCAGATACGTTGGCTCCATGGTTTCAGATGTGCATCGTACCATTGCTTATGGTGGTATCTTTTTGTACCCTGCCAATGAGAAAAGCCCCAAAGGAAAGGTGCGTTATTTAACATGGcagctatatactgtagaaaggGAGAGCATTATATAGTAAGGGAAAGCCATAGAGTGTTTTGCTGTTTCTGTACTGCAGCATGTAAAAGCCAGATACTGGAGAATAGACAGTAAGAACAGAAGCAAGATGTACTTCTGTTTCTGCATTCTGTACAGTTCGCAGAAAGGACCTTGAAGCTAATTTAAACTACAAACCAAGCAGAAAACAGAACATCAGCTGATAATTTGCTCAATTTTTTAGTCCAAGTTCTAGAGGATTGCTCCAAATTTAAATACAGATACCTTGTTTGAAAGTGAGTGCAAGTGCTGTACTTTTGTACGTcactgaataagggtgtctgccatatGCTATAAATGCAAATGTGCTAGTCTACACTTCCTGCTTCATCTGGCCAACATATTGCACTGGAATGATGCTGATGAACTCTTGTGACTTGGATTCCcacaccacaactacagcaatGCCTTAGTAATATACTAGTTTATCAACTAGAGTTTACAGCTTGGTTCATTTGGACCCACAATTTAAATGCCACACAAGCCTAAGGTTCATTTTTCAGGTCCATCATATTCATTGTATTTGGAATTTGTATTGGACGTCAATCACGTTGGCCaaggaaaacaacaacagcatttGTTGACAAAAACATTGTGAGACCGGTGAAGAAAAATGCAACGTCaacagtcagtgacatcaccaatAAGCTCTACAGGGCAGGGGTGAAGAGATCACAGTCCAACTTGCAAAGAAGTGTTGAGAACAGAAATATAAAGTGGCTCATCAGCATAATGTAGTTAATGGAAACAAGGAATGTATTATCAAAAATTATGAGTTAGGCACTTAATTTGTTCCTATACATTTGCTTTCCTAAAGATTCTGCCAACAAAGTTGACACATTCTTAAATATCAGGAATTGACCTAGTTAAAGCTAGTATTTGCTAGTACTTTTTATATCAAGACCCAATgtcttcttcttgttttcatTCTTGCAGAAGCAATTGTACTTCATTATCTTCTTTGATAGATTAGACAATCTttgtgaaaatataaatatttacgaTTGTTGAATGCTGAATCTCAACTGTGTGCAGTTCCCTACTGAGTTGGTCCAGAGATTAGCTCACAGTAAGGACACCAAGATGTTTGCATTCTGACTACAAAACAGCATACAGATAGATGAGATCTTGCTTTTTTGAGTGATAGGTTTTGTAATAAGTCAGTGAGCAGTGGCTGAAACAAACACTGCAGGACTGGTGTGACCTGTCTGTTGTCTATGACCCAGATCCTGTCATCGGGGATAAAAGTATCATGTTGTTGTGAAAAAAGTGGGGACATTAAActaaaaagggaagaaaaaagcaTGTTAATTTGAGATTGTagtaaaagcaataaaatatatacaatgtgGCATTGCTAGAATGTAAGAGACGGTTAGGTTACATAGGATGCTAgcctaaaaaaaataagcaggtTACAGATAAGACTCAAACATTTCAATCAAACATCAAATATATCTAGCgtaatacattttaatgatattaatgttattaaaaaaatggacGAAGCTACCAAACAAATTAGCTGCTATTAAACTAGCTTATATGTGTCATAGACAGATATAAGTGGAACTGTAGTTCCTAAGTCTCAATTTACGTCTATATTTTCAACATAGCCCAACAGATCAATACAATAACCAATTTGTCCATTACTGCCATTAATCACAATAGCTTGCAAGCTTAGATGAGAGGGTCTGTGGTTTTTGAGTACCACTCAAACATTCAAATCAAGCATCAGACATCAAATCTCTGTAGCATAAAGCATTGTTTTAAGATATGAATACGAAGAAAATTAGGACTCCAATTTTCTACAAACATGCTATGCATTGAAATTGCTCTCATGCTCTTCTGCCATTCTTAAAGATACCAAGCAAATTAGCTGCTAGTAAACTAGAACGTGTGTGTCAACATTTTATCCATCACTGTCACTACTTACATTATCTAGATATTCTGTGGTTTCTGACTACCACTCCCATAAGTGGTACCATTCTTATATACAGACATCATCTGAAATTATGCCTCATGCTCACTGAATTAATACTGAATGtacatttagtttaaaaaatgaaCTCAAACAGCATTTTAAATCAGCAATCAAAAACAAGTCAGAGTAGAGAGCTCTTTGAAGACATGTTAGATTTAAACTCAAATGTACATGCACTCAGACATCCCGTCTTTACTTCTGCGTAGCTGCGGCTGCTGTACGAGTGTAACCCCATTGCCTTCCTAGTGGAGCAGGCTGGAGGAATAGCCACCACAGGTACACAGCGAGTCCTGGACATCAAGCCTGAAGCTGTGCATCAGAGGGTTCCGTTCGTAGTGGGTTCTCCAGATGATGTGGAGGAATACTTATCATTTGTcaaaaaatatcagaaataaagTTTTCCCTGTAAATATCTGATCAGTTCACTGCAGTTTAAATCAGCAGTTTAGCAGTTTGTTGTGAAATTCATTCTGCCAGTAAATAGCATGTACCAAAGTTTAAACACATGATTCTTGTCAGACAGGAAACTGAAGTCCCATAGTCTAATATTAGTGCATGATTTCACTAATTGTTCTCTAGAGGCTACATTTCATTAATGTTCATATTGATCTCGATAAAATTGTGAAACTCCCCTTTCCAGCCAATTCAATATAATCTTGTACAAACAGTTAATTTCAGTTTCCAGAGTACAGCCTTAGGCATTGTTCCACTTCATGACAACTTCTGTAGAATGTTGTGGTTGGTGAGGTTTGCTTTGTGTCAGGTTAGTCATGAGGTGGTTTGTTGCCACTTACTGGACTGCTTTGCCCAGATTTACTAATCCCAGTAATCAGTTGTTCTGAGTTGTGTAGCAGAAGCAGTCTACACTGTAATGTagcatgtttaataataaagtaattaaaCTGTACACTGCAGCAGTCACTTATTACACAGCAATAAGCCATAGTCTATAAACAGTCACTCCAGTCATTTATTTAGGTTACAGCACCAAGTAAAGTTCACTTCACATTCTGCATGCTCAGCATCCCTCCATTTAACATCAAGAGATCGGTATTGATgaggtttattttgtttagctACTGTTGATCTCCATAGGAGATTTTTTTGTAAGCATACAGTGCAATCAGATTTTAGGAGTCAAACCGATGAAAGAACACGCACATCAAGAAACTTTTCAGTCAGTATAAGGTTTAATCACTTGAAAAATCAGTTACAGGGAACTCAAATGAAATGGGCAAACAGCACAGGGtgcaaaataaaactgaacgCTTATTGCACATGTCGCACTTTCAAAGGTTTGGTTAAGTGATCCAAAAAAGGCATTTACATTTTGGCAAGCAATATTTAcatgaaacaaattaaaatgctAGTTAAAACAATTGCATAaaatggcttaaaaaaaaaaaatccatggaTTTCCATGTAAAACTTGTATAGCCCATACAGTTTTGTTCTATAGGTCTTCATTTCACACTGAACTAAGTTGGGATTACAAGTTTCCCTTTTATCATAATAAACTAGCTCTTCACTGATGCTATGTGACTCTTAGTGGTGTAGTGAAGACACTTCATGGTAGTGAACAGTTTGATACAAGGCATGAAAGCCATGCTAGAGGTTTTGTTTAGACCAGTGGGTAGCTGGCTGCTGTTGCAATACCACAGTGGTTATGTCTGTCCTTGGCCATGTAGATGTAGCCTTTGTCACCCCAACTCTCACTCCAGCTGCAAACAGAAAGTGACAAATTaggtgtgtatttaaaaaacccCACAGCCACTTTCCCCCCCTCCATTAAATTTCTGCCTTCTTAGTATTACCATAAACATTAAGCAGTTTGGCTTCATAGATGCCACTACAAACTGATCACGTGCATGTATGCACAAGTTCTCCTTAACATATCCATTTCAGCTACTTTAGTCCATTTCATTGCTTCAGTTAAAGAACAAGGTCATCTGCTATTGTGCCTCCATATACAAGTCGATGCATACCTGTTCTTGACAATCCAGTACTTCTTCCCATCTACGTCTTCACCATCATAGCCGTAGCCAACAACTAGAACACCATGGTCCAAGTCCTCACTGCTGCAGTCTTTCTCATAGTAAATACCTTAGAACAAGAAGCAACAAACGAGTTAAAACAAGAAGTGGGCAAAGCATAAGGTTGACTAGAACTACTACAGATCAATTTAACAAGCAAAATGTTCATGCCACATGAATAAGAGTAGACCAACAATAAA encodes:
- the fbp2 gene encoding fructose-1,6-bisphosphatase isozyme 2, encoding MSDQSTFDTDVWTLTRFVMETGRQAKGATGEFTQLINSMLTAIKAISSAVRKAGLAHLQGIAGHINVTGDEVKKLDVLSNDLVINMLQASYSTCVLVSEENKEAIITPPEKQGKYVVCFDPLDGSSNIDCLAPIGTIFAIYKKVSEGEPTEKDACQPGNQIVCAGYALYGSATVVALSTGAGLNLFMLDPAIGEFILTERNVKIKKKGKTYSINEGYAKYFDPAVTEYIKHKKFPEDGSAPYGARYVGSMVSDVHRTIAYGGIFLYPANEKSPKGKLRLLYECNPIAFLVEQAGGIATTGTQRVLDIKPEAVHQRVPFVVGSPDDVEEYLSFVKKYQK